A part of Rhodamnia argentea isolate NSW1041297 chromosome 8, ASM2092103v1, whole genome shotgun sequence genomic DNA contains:
- the LOC115735376 gene encoding dicarboxylate transporter 1, chloroplastic gives MASIALTSSCSLGFGAHRPSLRSRSLKPTVLLTSSLISRSAENRAFLLKSNAARLLSPLRNSASKPGAHRSLAVKAAASAPGTAVSPPAQPWQGAAMTPLLASIATGVILWFVPVPAGVSRNAWQLLAIFLATIVGIITQPLPLGAVALMGLGASVLTKTLTFSAAFSAFGDPIPWLIALAFFFARGFIKTGLGNRIAYHFVKLFGSSSLGLGYSLVFSEALLAPAIPSVSARAGGIFLPLVKSLCVACGSNVGDGTENKLGSWLMLTCFQTSVISSAMFLTGMAANPLSANLTFNTIKQTIGWTDWAKAAIVPGLVSLIVVPMLLYVIYPPTVKSSPDAPKLAKERLEKMGPMSTNEKIMAGTLLLTVGLWIFGGMLNVDAVTAAIVGLSILLITGVVTWKECLAEGVAWDTLTWFAALIAMAGYLNKYGLISWFSQTVVKFVGGLGLSWQASFGILVILYFYSHYFFASGAAHIGAMFTAFLSVASALGTPPYFGAMVLAFLSNLMGGLTHYGIGSAPVFYGANYVPLAKWWGYGFLISVVNIIIWLGVGGIWWKAIGLW, from the exons ATGGCGTCCATAGCTCTCACATCCTCTTGCTCGCTCGGGTTCGGTGCTCACCGTCCGTCGCTGAGATCGCGCTCTCTCAAGCCCACCGTGCTGCTGACCTCCTCCCTCATCTCCAGATCCGCCGAGAATCGCGCGTTCCTGCTCAAATCGAACGCCGCCcgcctcctctctcctctccggAATTCAGCTTCCAAACCTGGAGCTCACCGGAGCTTGGCCGTCAAAGCGGCCGCGTCGGCCCCCGGGACGGCCGTCTCTCCGCCGGCGCAGCCATGGCAGGGCGCGGCCATGACGCCTCTCCTCGCCTCCATCGCCACCGGGGTCATCCTCTGGTTCGTCCCCGTCCCGGCCGGCGTCTCGAGGAACGCATGGCAGCTGCTCGCGATATTCCTGGCGACGATCGTCGGAATCATCACCCAGCCGCTGCCGCTGGGCGCCGTCGCGCTGATGGGGCTTGGCGCTTCCGTACTCACCAAGACCCTGACGTTCTCCGCTGCCTTCTCCGCTTTCGGTGATCCAATCCCGTGGCTGATCGCTCTTGCTTTCTTCTTCGCTCGTGGATTCATCAAGACCGGCCTGGGAAACAGAATCGCGTACCATTTCGTTAAGCTCTTCGGTAGCTCTTCTCTGGGTTTAGGCTACAGCTTAGTCTTCAGTGAAGCGCTTCTGGCGCCCGCCATTCCCTCGGTCTCTGCCAGAGCGGGAGGGATATTCCTCCCTCTGGTTAAATCACTCTGCGTCGCATGTGGCTCGAACGTCGGGGACGGGACTGAGAACAAGCTCGGGTCATGGTTGATGTTAACGTGCTTCCAGACTTCGGTGATTTCCTCAGCGATGTTTTTGACGGGAATGGCGGCAAATCCCTTGAGCGCGAACTTGACCTTCAACACCATCAAGCAGACAATTGGGTGGACTGACTGGGCGAAAGCCGCGATCGTGCCTGGTCTGGTGTCGCTGATTGTTGTGCCTATGCTTCTATATGTGATTTACCCGCCCACAGTGAAGAGCAGTCCAGATGCGCCAAAACTTGCGAAGGAGAGGTTGGAGAAGATGGGGCCAATGAGCACAAATGAGAAGATCATGGCAGGGACACTTCTTCTGACG GTTGGGCTTTGGATATTTGGAGGGATGTTGAATGTTGACGCGGTCACTGCTGCCATTGTTGGATTATCTATTCTCCTTATTACTGGTGTTGTCACTTGGAAGGAATGTTTAGCTGAAGGGGTTGCCTGGGATACCCTCACATGGTTTGCTGCCCTAATAGCTATGGCTGGGTATCTCAACAAATATGGCCTCATTTCTTGGTTCAGCCAAACGGTAGTTAAG TTTGTTGGTGGGCTGGGTCTTTCATGGCAGGCATCGTTTGGCATCTTGGTTATTCTTTATTTCTACTCCCATTACTTCTTTGCCAGTGGAGCTGCTCACATTGGTGCCATGTTCACCGCCTTCTTGTCCGTTGCAAGCGCTCTGGGGACTCCACCCTACTTTGGAGCCATGGTGCTAGCCTTCCTCTCTAACCTTATGGGCGGCCTTACCCACTATGGCATTGGGTC
- the LOC115735510 gene encoding GTPase Der, which translates to MPAFELFVFSACSLPVPDTSVLRPRSVLLPASLSSPLLPAVSPSTISIAVINSRRRATVHSAPPNSRSRCVGNEFSDVEIGGGGDEEDGGEGAGSVDVEALEREARDAVVEYSRSLLRELRSVTEDEGNEQKEATGKQKRGKRAIRNVIPDHLLPRVAIVGRPNVGKSALFNRLVGGNKAIVVDEPGVTRDRLYGRSFWGDFEFMVVDTGGVLTISKSQADVMEDLAITTTIGMDGIPLASREAAVARMPTMIEKQAIAAVEESSVVIFLVDGQAGLTAADVEIADWLRKNYSDKYIILAVNKCESPRKGILQAAEFWSLGFSPLPISAISGSGTGELLDLVCSGLKKIEGQENSEEGESYVPAIAIVGRPNVGKSSILNALVGEDRTIVSPISGTTRDAIDTEFMGADGQKFQLIDTAGIRRRAAVASSGSTTEALSVNRAFRAIRRSDVVALVIEAMACITEQDYRIAERIEKEGKGCLIVVNKWDTIPNKNQQTATYYEQDVREKLRSLDWAPIVYSTAIAGHSVEKIIVAAGTVEKERSRRLSTAILNQVVQEAVAFKAPPRTRGGKRGRVYYCTQAAIRPPTFVFFVNDAKLFPETYRRFMEKQLRSDAGFSGTPIRLLWRSRKKMEKGRASTDAQGASAAPDRKLAIAT; encoded by the exons ATGCCAGCTTTCGAGCTCTTCGTCTTCAGCGCCTGCTCTCTCCCAGTCCCCGACACCTCCGTTCTTCGGCCTCGCTCTGTCCTTCTTCCCGCTTCTCTCTCCTCGCCCCTCCTACCTGCGGTCTCTCCCTCGACTATCTCCATCGCCGTCATCAATTCGCGCAGAAGAGCGACGGTTCACTCCGCTCCGCCGAACTCGCGCTCCCGCTGCGTCGGCAACGAGTTTTCCGATGTCGAGATTGGAGGCGGAGGAGACGAAGAGGACGGTGGCGAAGGGGCCGGTTCAGTCGATGTCGAGGCTCTCGAGCGAGAGGCCAGGGACGCGGTTGTAGAGTACTCACGTTCTCTCTTGCGCGAGCTGAGAAGCG TGACAGAAGACGAGGGGaatgagcaaaaggaagctACCGGAAAGCAGAAAAGGGGTAAACGGGCTATAAGAAATGTT ATCCCTGATCATCTTCTTCCAAGGGTGGCAATTGTTGGAAGGCCTAATGTGGGTAAATCAGCACTCTTCAATCGCCTTGTTGGG GGGAATAAGGCAATTGTGGTGGATGAACCTGGGGTTACTAGAGATCGCTTGTATGGGAGATCCTTTTGGGGAGACTTTGAATTTATGGTTGTGGATACTGGAGGAGTTCTCACAATATCAAAATCACAGGCTGATGTTATGGAAGACTTAGCGATTACCACCACCATAGGCATGGATGGGATACCACTTGCCTCAAGGGAGGCTGCTGTTGCCAGGATGCCTACCATGATTGAGAAACAAGCTATTGCGGCTGTGGAGGAGTCAAGTGTTGTCATATTCCTTGTTGATGGCCAG GCGGGTCTGACAGCAGCTGATGTGGAGATAGCTGACTGGCTGAGAAAGAACTACTCTGATAAGTATATAATACTTGCAGTAAACAAGTGTGAATCGCCTCGTAAAGGAATATTGCAAGCAGCTGAATTTTGGTCATTGGG GTTTTCACCACTTCCTATTTCTGCTATATCTGGGAGTGGTACAGGGGAGCTTCTTGATCTTGTTTGCTCAGGCCTGAAAAAGATCGAG GGCCAGGAGAATtctgaagaaggagaaagtTATGTTCCTGCAATTGCTATTGTTGGCCGTCCTAATGTGGGTAAAAGTAGCATTTTGAATGCATTGGTTGGAGAGGATAGAACAATTGTTAGCCCAATCAGTGGAACCACCCGCGATGCTATCGATACTGAATTTATGGGAGCAGATGGCCAG AAGTTCCAGCTTATTGATACAGCTGGAATCAGGAGAAGAGCAGCTGTTGCTTCATCAGGCAGTACAACAGAGGCATTATCAGTCAACCGAGCATTTCGCGCCATCCGTCGTTCTGACGTGGTTGCTCTTGTCATTGAGGCAATGGCTTGTATCACGGAGCAG GATTACCGGATTGCTGAGAGGatagaaaaggaaggaaaaggttGCCTTATCGTTGTGAATAAGTGGGATACGATACCCAATAAAAACCAGCAAACTGCAACATACTATGAGCAAGATGTTAGGGAGAAGCTTCGCAGTCTTGATTGGGCACCAATTGTTTATTCAACTGCAATAGCTGGTCACAGTGTTGAAAA GATCATTGTTGCTGCAGGCACGGTGGAAAAGGAGAGGTCAAGAAGGCTTAGCACTGCTATACTGAATCAAGTGGTGCAGGAAGCAGTGGCTTTTAAAGCACCTCCACGGACGCGTGGTGGAAAGAGGGGGCGGGTTTATTACTGCACTCAG GCTGCTATCAGGCCACCCacatttgttttctttgtaaatgatGCCAAACTTTTCCCCGAGACATACAGGAGGTTTATGGAGAAGCAACTGCGATCAGATGCAGGGTTTTCAGGTACCCCTATTCGGCTTCTATGGCGCAGcagaaagaaaatggagaaag GGAGGGCTTCAACAGATGCACAGGGTGCCAGTGCCGCTCCAGATAGAAAATTGGCCATTGCTACTTGA
- the LOC115735514 gene encoding AP-1 complex subunit sigma-2-like — protein sequence MIHFVLLISRQGKVRLTKWYSAYPQKERTKVIREISGEVLSRGPKLCNFVEWRGLKVVYRRYASLYFCMCINQDDNELEVLEIIHHYVETLDRYFGSVCELDLIFNFHKAYYILDELLLAGELQESSKKTVARLIAGQDALVETAKEEANSISNIIAQASK from the exons ATG ATTCACTTCGTGCTTCTCATAAGCAGGCAAGGTAAAGTGAGGCTGACAAAGTGGTATTCAGCTTATCCTCAGAAGGAAAGAACTAAG GTTATTCGAGAGATTAGTGGTGAAGTACTTTCAAGAGGGCCCAAACTTTGCAACTTTGTCGAGTGGAGAGGATTGAAAGTTGTTTATAGAAG GTATGCCAGCCTTTACTTCTGTATGTGCATCAACCAAGACGACAATGAACTGGAGGTTCTTGAAATAATCCATCACTATGTGGAAACTTTAGATCGCTACTTTGGAAGT GTGTGCGAGCTGGATTTGATCTTCAACTTTCACAAG GCATATTACATCCTGGACGAGCTACTGCTGGCTGGCGAACTTCAGGAGTCGAGCAAGAAAACTGTTGCTCGCCTTATTGCTGGACAG GATGCTTTGGTGGAGACTGCCAAAGAGGAGGCTAATTCCATCAGCAACATAATTGCTCAGGCCAGCAAATGA
- the LOC115735375 gene encoding uncharacterized protein LOC115735375, whose product MGDKKKTIAAIDKWWDDKIKADYRFKPFRTKGIHPDFDMLLARMFSSTVATGGITWNPGQGLRIEEDVDATQPNIADVDVSADEILESEGCENVVEQNVTQTRKRVMRTSTRQARGKKEKRMTPQQQLGNQIERMVSAVESRSNFTCQPDYGFGPYKDLMQLVDSIPEIVQDEKLYFFAIKHFKEKKDNWQVFMSLNGDALRVKYLKFEMDELSFFTDLQLGCKSLPPSPLSGNAKFEPEKMSSQIVARILLKISLVGNVKLLPRLQIYLKVSAERYNGEKSFINDVGKAPKGASSSCSQASSGFYPK is encoded by the exons AtgggagacaagaagaaaaccATTGCTGCGATCGATAAATGGTGGGACGATAAAATTAAG GCTGATTATAGGTTTAAGCCTTTTAGGACGAAAGGCATACATCCCGATTTTGATATGTTGTTAGCTAGAATGTTCAGTAGTACAGTTGCTACTGGAGGAATCACATGGAATCCTGGACAAGGTTTACGTATTGAGGAGGATGTTGATGCCACACAACCTAATATCGCCGATGTTGATGTATCTGCTGATGAGATTTTGGAGTCCGAAGGTTGTGAAAATGTTGTTGAACAAAATGTAACTCAAACCCGTAAAAGAGTGATGCGGACTTCAACGAGGCAAGCtcggggaaagaaagagaagagaatgaCGCCACAACAACAGCTTGGAAACCAAATTGAAAGGATGGTTTCCGCTGTTGAAAGTAGGAGCAATTTCACATGTCAACCAGATTATGGATTTGGTCCTTACAAGGACCTCATGCAATTGGTGGATTCCATTCCCGAGATTGTGCAAGATGAAAAGTTATACTTTTTCGCAATAAAACAtttcaaggaaaagaaagacaattggCAAGTCTTCATGAGCTTAAACGGTGATGCACTAAGAGTCAAGTATCTCAAGTTTGAGATGGACGAGCTTA GTTTCTTCACAGACCTACAACTTGGATGCAAATCTCTGCCTCCTTCGCCTTTATCGGGTAATGCCAAG TTTGAACCCGAGAAGATGAGCTCCCAAATCGTTGCTCGCATCTTATTAAAG ATATCTCTGGTAGGAAACGTAAAGCTCCTCCCAAGGCTGCAGATCTATCTTAAAG TCTCTGCTGAACGGTATAATGGAGAAAAGAGCTTCATCAATGATGTAGGGAAGGCGCCGAAAGGCGCTTCGTCATCTTGTAGCCAAGCTTCTTCTGGATTTTATCCAAAATAG